In Tessaracoccus flavus, the following are encoded in one genomic region:
- the ppk2 gene encoding polyphosphate kinase 2, whose product MSQSLREYIDMLRAEGYAVADVHGEDPYLIDPLGNAVETWQEKYPYDELISRSEYETEKRQLQIELLKLQYSAQDRGTKHVIIFEGRDAAGKGGAIKRFTEHLNPRNARVVALAAPTERERGQWYFQRYIQHLPTAGEIVLFDRSWYNRAGVERVMGFCTDEEYEIFVRQAPIFEEMLIESGITVTKLWFSVTQREQRTRFAIRQIDPVRQWKLSPMDLESLGRWDDYTAAKTAMLRHTDTAVAPWYRIKSNDKKRARLNAMRLFLDLHDYDGKDASVIKPTDPLIVTRGYKNRSAAQLDESDD is encoded by the coding sequence ATGAGCCAGAGCCTGCGTGAGTACATCGACATGTTGCGAGCCGAGGGTTACGCCGTCGCCGACGTGCACGGCGAGGATCCGTACCTGATCGACCCGCTCGGCAACGCCGTCGAGACATGGCAGGAGAAGTACCCCTACGACGAGCTGATCAGCCGCAGCGAGTACGAGACCGAGAAGCGACAGCTGCAGATCGAGCTCCTGAAACTCCAGTACTCGGCCCAGGATCGCGGGACGAAGCACGTCATCATCTTCGAGGGACGCGACGCGGCCGGCAAGGGCGGGGCGATCAAACGGTTCACCGAGCACCTCAACCCCCGCAACGCGCGCGTGGTGGCGCTCGCCGCGCCGACCGAGCGGGAGAGGGGCCAGTGGTACTTCCAGCGCTACATCCAGCACCTGCCGACGGCCGGGGAGATTGTCCTGTTCGACAGGTCCTGGTACAACCGTGCGGGCGTCGAGCGGGTGATGGGCTTCTGCACTGACGAGGAGTACGAGATCTTCGTGCGGCAGGCCCCGATCTTCGAGGAGATGCTCATCGAGTCCGGCATCACCGTCACGAAGCTCTGGTTCTCGGTGACGCAGCGCGAGCAGCGCACCCGGTTCGCGATCCGACAGATCGACCCTGTGCGCCAGTGGAAGCTCTCACCGATGGACCTCGAGTCACTAGGTCGGTGGGACGACTACACGGCGGCCAAGACGGCGATGCTGCGTCACACCGACACTGCGGTCGCGCCGTGGTACCGCATCAAGAGCAACGATAAGAAACGGGCGCGGTTGAACGCGATGAGGTTGTTCCTGGACCTGCACGACTACGACGGCAAGGACGCCTCCGTGATCAAGCCGACCGATCCGTTGATCGTGACGCGCGGCTACAAGAACCGTTCCGCTGCTCAGCTCGACGAGTCCGACGACTAG
- a CDS encoding FABP family protein, with protein sequence MNIDIEVPEGLNPALTALGWLVGRWEGTGNGTDHEGNDFEFEQRIEFSHNGSDYLYYASQTFLLGDDGAEAEPLGVETGFWRPKADASLEVVLASADGWTEVLLGKIAVTRIDLLTDAVVRTESAQVSHASGQRLYGKVEGDLMYALDRSTAEHALRPHMWARLKRV encoded by the coding sequence GTGAACATCGACATCGAGGTCCCCGAAGGGCTCAACCCGGCCTTGACCGCGCTGGGCTGGCTGGTCGGACGCTGGGAAGGCACCGGGAACGGGACCGACCACGAGGGCAACGACTTCGAGTTCGAGCAGCGCATCGAGTTCAGTCACAACGGCAGCGACTACCTCTATTACGCCTCGCAGACGTTCCTTCTCGGCGACGACGGCGCGGAGGCGGAGCCGCTCGGCGTCGAGACCGGGTTCTGGCGCCCGAAGGCCGACGCCTCCCTCGAGGTGGTGCTGGCCAGCGCTGACGGTTGGACTGAGGTTCTGCTCGGGAAGATCGCCGTGACCCGCATCGACCTACTGACCGACGCCGTCGTGCGCACCGAGTCTGCGCAGGTCAGCCACGCATCGGGGCAGCGCCTCTACGGCAAGGTCGAGGGAGATCTGATGTACGCGCTCGACCGCTCGACCGCCGAGCACGCGCTGCGACCCCACATGTGGGCCCGCCTCAAGAGGGTCTGA
- a CDS encoding winged helix-turn-helix domain-containing protein, giving the protein MSRIVFVSSTQPPSELTLLSYEMTTVESAADALQEAADVYVIDGRTDLAGARAACQTLSRAEAPVLLLVALAGLAVLSPDWGFSDFVAANSEPAEFDARLRVLLRTNADPDVLVAGPIRVDGAAYSATLDGAPLDLTYTEFELLRYLMQHPGRVLSRETLVSQVWGYDYYGGTRTVDVHVRRLRAKLGQFDHYVGTVRNVGYRFANAREAHRAG; this is encoded by the coding sequence ATGAGCAGAATCGTCTTCGTCTCCTCCACTCAACCACCCAGCGAGTTGACCCTGCTGAGCTACGAGATGACGACTGTCGAGTCGGCGGCGGACGCGCTCCAGGAAGCCGCGGACGTTTACGTCATCGACGGCCGCACCGACCTGGCGGGCGCCAGAGCGGCCTGCCAGACGCTGTCGAGGGCGGAGGCTCCGGTGCTGCTCCTCGTCGCTCTGGCGGGGCTCGCCGTCCTCTCTCCCGACTGGGGATTCTCCGATTTCGTGGCCGCCAACTCGGAGCCCGCCGAGTTCGACGCACGGCTGCGCGTCCTGCTGCGCACCAACGCCGACCCCGACGTGCTGGTGGCCGGCCCGATCAGGGTGGATGGGGCGGCCTATTCGGCCACGCTCGACGGGGCACCTCTCGACCTCACCTACACCGAGTTCGAGCTGCTGCGCTACCTCATGCAGCATCCCGGGCGCGTGCTCTCACGCGAGACTCTGGTGAGCCAGGTGTGGGGGTACGACTACTACGGGGGCACCCGCACCGTCGATGTTCATGTCCGCCGACTTCGGGCTAAGCTCGGCCAGTTCGATCACTACGTCGGCACCGTGCGCAACGTCGGTTACCGTTTCGCCAATGCCAGAGAGGCCCACCGTGCTGGTTAG
- a CDS encoding YgfZ/GcvT domain-containing protein, whose amino-acid sequence MPVLLDSGPDEGLAWHYGNPVTEARSLVAGNGVVDLHNREIVEISGPDRLSWLHSLTTQHLSALTPGDSTTALILSPTGHIEHVLHGVDDGTSFLAWTEPSRADALVDFLLRMRFAMRVEVARRTDLTLAWTGHRVDLDPAWRSRRSEVGGSEVFLPAGESLEANVGTWAFDAQRIAAGVPRIFVDTDFKTIPNEIGLMGTHLDKGCYRGQETVARVHTLGRPPRRLVQLHLDGSLSSLPEVGDPIEFGGRVVGFVGSSARHHELGPVALGLVKRNVPVDAEVLAGGIAAAQEALVDPDVGLHVRPVLG is encoded by the coding sequence GTGCCGGTACTTCTGGACTCGGGCCCCGACGAGGGCCTTGCGTGGCACTACGGCAATCCGGTGACGGAGGCGAGGTCGCTCGTTGCGGGCAACGGCGTCGTCGACCTCCACAATCGTGAGATCGTCGAGATCTCGGGCCCGGACCGGCTCAGCTGGCTGCACTCGCTCACAACCCAGCACCTTTCCGCCCTCACCCCGGGCGACTCCACCACGGCGCTGATTCTGTCCCCGACGGGCCACATCGAGCATGTGCTCCACGGGGTCGACGACGGCACCTCGTTCCTGGCCTGGACGGAGCCGTCCCGCGCGGACGCGCTCGTGGATTTCCTCCTACGCATGCGGTTCGCGATGCGCGTGGAGGTGGCCCGGCGCACCGACCTCACCCTCGCGTGGACGGGCCATCGGGTGGACCTGGACCCGGCCTGGCGGAGCCGCCGGTCCGAGGTGGGGGGTTCCGAGGTGTTCCTCCCAGCAGGCGAATCTCTGGAAGCGAATGTCGGGACGTGGGCCTTTGACGCGCAGAGGATCGCGGCAGGTGTCCCCCGCATCTTCGTCGACACGGACTTCAAGACCATCCCCAACGAGATCGGCCTTATGGGCACCCACCTCGACAAGGGCTGCTACCGCGGACAGGAGACGGTGGCACGCGTGCACACCCTCGGTCGGCCTCCGCGTCGGCTGGTGCAACTCCACCTCGACGGCTCGCTGTCGTCGCTGCCGGAGGTGGGCGACCCGATCGAGTTCGGCGGCCGGGTCGTCGGTTTTGTCGGATCGTCTGCGAGGCACCACGAGCTCGGCCCCGTGGCCCTGGGACTGGTGAAGCGCAATGTTCCCGTTGACGCCGAGGTGCTGGCCGGGGGCATCGCCGCGGCCCAGGAGGCCCTGGTGGATCCCGACGTCGGCCTCCACGTTCGCCCCGTCCTCGGCTGA
- the mshD gene encoding mycothiol synthase, giving the protein MPERPTVLVSLTTLTPTMREALLSLVADITKHDGVSPINESASLGIDGEREADFYFMGSRTDPHGFVVCDERDGTLMVGVHPDHRCRGVGTQLLDEALRSHPDSAVWAFGTLPGAEALAARVGLTPVRQLLRMERPLDPPSRVSMPEGFEIVAYTPDDAEAVVAINAAAFAHHPEQGRLSVGEFLQLTRQPWFDPAGLLIAKSNGVATGFHWTKRHGEGLGEVYVLAVAPDHEGRGLGRVLLEEGLNHLVQQGDDRVQLYVEAAETRVVNMYKAAGFDVAQTDTSYRVDR; this is encoded by the coding sequence ATGCCAGAGAGGCCCACCGTGCTGGTTAGCCTGACCACCCTGACCCCGACCATGCGAGAGGCCCTGCTGAGCCTCGTGGCCGACATCACCAAGCACGACGGTGTCTCCCCGATCAACGAGTCCGCTTCGCTGGGCATCGACGGCGAACGCGAGGCCGACTTCTACTTCATGGGCTCGCGGACCGACCCCCACGGTTTCGTCGTCTGCGATGAGCGTGACGGGACACTCATGGTCGGCGTCCATCCCGATCACCGCTGCCGTGGGGTCGGGACGCAGCTGCTCGACGAGGCGCTCCGGTCGCACCCCGATTCCGCCGTCTGGGCGTTCGGCACGCTGCCGGGCGCGGAGGCGCTCGCGGCGAGGGTGGGGCTGACCCCCGTGAGGCAGTTGCTGCGGATGGAGCGGCCGCTCGACCCGCCCTCCCGGGTCAGCATGCCGGAGGGCTTCGAGATCGTCGCCTACACGCCTGACGACGCTGAGGCCGTCGTCGCGATCAATGCCGCCGCCTTCGCGCACCACCCGGAACAGGGCCGGCTGAGCGTGGGAGAGTTTCTCCAGCTCACCCGCCAGCCGTGGTTCGACCCGGCGGGCCTGCTCATCGCCAAGAGCAACGGCGTCGCCACCGGCTTCCATTGGACCAAGCGTCACGGCGAAGGGTTGGGCGAGGTCTATGTGCTCGCGGTCGCTCCCGACCATGAGGGCCGAGGGCTGGGTCGGGTGCTCCTCGAAGAGGGCCTCAACCATCTGGTCCAGCAAGGCGACGATAGGGTTCAGCTCTACGTGGAGGCCGCTGAGACGCGCGTGGTCAACATGTACAAGGCGGCGGGCTTCGACGTCGCGCAGACCGACACCAGCTACCGCGTCGACAGGTGA
- the tpx gene encoding thiol peroxidase has product MADIKFHGNPVHSVGTLPEVGSTAPDFEVTGTDLSPVKLSDFAGQKIVLNIFPSVDTGVCANSVRAFNEKAAGLEGTTVLCISRDLPFALGRFCGAEGIDNVVVASDFRTDLGEKYGVTFTDGPLEGLLSRSVVVIDTDGKVVYTQQVEETTTEPDYDEALAALS; this is encoded by the coding sequence ATGGCTGATATCAAGTTTCACGGTAACCCTGTCCACTCCGTAGGCACCCTCCCCGAGGTGGGGTCGACGGCACCCGACTTCGAGGTGACCGGTACCGACCTCTCCCCCGTCAAGCTCAGCGACTTCGCCGGGCAGAAGATCGTGCTGAACATCTTCCCGTCCGTCGACACGGGCGTCTGCGCCAACAGCGTCCGGGCCTTCAACGAGAAGGCGGCCGGCCTGGAGGGCACGACGGTCCTGTGCATCTCGCGCGACCTGCCGTTCGCGCTCGGCCGATTCTGCGGCGCTGAGGGCATCGACAACGTCGTGGTGGCCTCCGACTTCCGCACCGACCTGGGCGAGAAGTACGGCGTCACCTTCACCGACGGCCCGCTCGAGGGTCTGCTGAGCCGGTCGGTCGTCGTCATCGACACCGACGGCAAGGTCGTCTACACCCAGCAGGTGGAGGAGACCACCACGGAGCCCGACTACGACGAGGCGCTCGCCGCGCTGAGCTGA
- a CDS encoding SatD family protein, translated as MSRMKDLSAALLVDVVESRSADRGALHTAVLAAVEATNVAVAGTHPLHPTVGDELQGVYPTLGAALAASYSLRLELAPRWDVRFGIGGGEVLIVDAARGIQDGSAWWNAREAIDWVKEHSQRKGHESARTAIRDGRPTATPSADALARLVDAHLARLRDGAVGTLRGMLKGLDNAAIAAAEGISESANSQRVLNNDLRPLLDAMEALGSLL; from the coding sequence ATGTCCCGAATGAAGGATCTCTCTGCAGCCCTGCTGGTAGATGTTGTCGAGTCCCGTTCCGCCGACCGGGGGGCGCTCCACACCGCCGTTCTGGCCGCAGTGGAGGCCACCAACGTCGCGGTCGCCGGCACCCATCCGCTACACCCCACCGTCGGCGACGAACTCCAGGGCGTCTACCCCACCCTCGGCGCGGCACTGGCTGCAAGCTACAGCCTCCGACTCGAGCTGGCGCCCCGCTGGGACGTGCGGTTCGGCATCGGTGGCGGCGAGGTGCTGATCGTCGACGCCGCCCGCGGCATCCAGGACGGCTCCGCGTGGTGGAACGCACGCGAGGCCATCGACTGGGTGAAGGAGCACTCGCAACGCAAGGGGCACGAATCGGCGCGAACCGCCATCCGCGACGGCCGTCCGACGGCCACGCCGTCGGCCGACGCTCTCGCCCGGCTCGTCGACGCGCACCTTGCTCGGCTACGCGACGGAGCCGTCGGCACGCTTCGCGGCATGCTCAAGGGATTGGACAACGCGGCGATCGCGGCGGCCGAGGGCATCAGCGAGTCGGCCAATTCGCAGCGCGTGCTCAACAATGACCTGCGCCCCCTCCTGGACGCGATGGAAGCCCTCGGCTCGCTCCTTTAG
- a CDS encoding discoidin domain-containing protein, translated as MVQRVPDEYFRKRAAESEDIDESADERHRPPSTTARAVVARDAQGGLPPRATAIVVVLALALSFLAGRLFLFPPVVVPPTPSSSASTSMGPDPSTDAFSAYEGPVSAVQPIAALGECREGGTLESPSALLDGDPETLWRCRGAGDGESFTIVFDGPVSLAGIRIVNGNVAWPDRYAVERRITAVRWTFADGSYFEQGLAANDRNAQEVRFPETLTDRATLEVLSATVPGEISPNSDAVSISSLEFLTPAR; from the coding sequence ATGGTCCAGCGGGTCCCGGACGAGTACTTCCGGAAGCGGGCCGCTGAGTCTGAAGACATCGACGAGTCGGCGGACGAGCGGCACCGACCACCGAGCACCACCGCCAGGGCGGTGGTGGCCCGCGATGCCCAGGGCGGTCTGCCACCCCGCGCCACCGCGATCGTGGTGGTCCTCGCCCTTGCCCTGTCCTTTCTCGCCGGACGTCTGTTCCTGTTCCCACCTGTCGTGGTGCCCCCAACGCCCAGCAGTTCGGCGTCGACCTCGATGGGGCCCGACCCGTCGACGGATGCCTTCAGCGCCTACGAGGGGCCGGTCTCGGCCGTTCAGCCCATCGCGGCGCTGGGTGAATGCCGGGAGGGCGGCACCCTCGAGTCCCCCTCGGCGCTGCTCGACGGCGACCCCGAGACGCTGTGGCGCTGCCGCGGGGCGGGCGACGGCGAGTCGTTCACGATCGTGTTCGACGGCCCGGTGAGCCTCGCGGGGATCAGGATCGTCAACGGAAACGTCGCGTGGCCCGATCGCTACGCCGTCGAGCGGCGGATCACCGCAGTGCGGTGGACGTTCGCCGATGGCTCCTACTTCGAGCAGGGACTGGCCGCCAACGACCGCAACGCGCAGGAGGTCCGCTTCCCCGAGACCCTCACGGACCGGGCGACGCTCGAGGTCCTGAGCGCCACGGTGCCGGGCGAGATCAGCCCCAACTCCGATGCGGTGTCGATCAGCTCGCTCGAGTTCCTGACCCCCGCCCGCTGA
- the dtd gene encoding D-aminoacyl-tRNA deacylase, with amino-acid sequence MRVVVTRATEASVEVEGQVIAELPRPGLLVLAGVGHDDGSDDAAALARKIWGLRILDDEASASDLNAPILVVSQFTLFASTRKGRRPSWSRAAPGEISEPLVERLCVELERLGATVQRGRFGAHMKVSSVNDGPITITIDTKSWE; translated from the coding sequence ATGCGTGTTGTCGTGACCAGGGCGACCGAGGCCTCCGTCGAGGTCGAGGGTCAAGTGATCGCCGAACTCCCCCGACCCGGCCTCCTCGTACTGGCCGGCGTCGGCCACGACGACGGGTCCGACGACGCGGCCGCGCTGGCGCGCAAGATCTGGGGTCTGCGCATCCTCGACGACGAGGCCTCCGCGAGTGACCTCAACGCTCCGATCCTTGTCGTGAGCCAGTTCACCCTCTTCGCCTCCACCAGGAAGGGCCGCCGACCGTCGTGGAGCAGGGCGGCCCCCGGCGAGATCAGCGAACCGCTGGTGGAGCGCCTCTGCGTGGAGCTCGAGCGGTTGGGCGCGACGGTCCAGCGTGGGCGATTCGGTGCCCACATGAAGGTGTCGTCCGTCAACGACGGCCCGATCACCATCACGATCGACACCAAGTCCTGGGAGTGA